One Halalkalicoccus sp. CG83 DNA segment encodes these proteins:
- a CDS encoding DUF5798 family protein, whose product MNTTESPSDSTAFDRSTSDTQTLETVCDRLDQLTERVDKLEATVERKNERIEDLEGTVERQDALLEALRRKAGGTREMLTELQSRELEKNAHLRWDHVEPNVETLEVDTDRVEKFTKDDGETYARIPGGEDPLNRGGEPALTTGDLLPIQQLARMDDDMLHSAASSKPVRLAAEVWRDHEQEQSMLWKQGCNGVREYVDAGELAQWLRHNEPGVNKEYSQKLAGRTIDALLDLTKDRLYVKRKNRRKDGLSYKERRVVLPEESEIPGETTFETNSPETADVGSE is encoded by the coding sequence ATGAACACGACTGAATCTCCCAGCGACAGCACCGCTTTCGACCGTTCTACCAGCGATACCCAGACGCTTGAGACCGTCTGTGACCGACTCGATCAGCTCACTGAGCGCGTTGACAAGCTCGAAGCTACGGTCGAACGCAAAAACGAGCGCATCGAGGACCTCGAAGGCACAGTTGAACGCCAAGACGCCTTGCTCGAAGCGCTTCGTCGGAAGGCAGGGGGCACCCGTGAGATGCTTACCGAACTCCAATCGCGCGAACTCGAGAAAAACGCGCATCTACGCTGGGATCACGTCGAACCCAACGTCGAAACACTCGAGGTTGATACGGATCGCGTCGAGAAGTTCACCAAGGACGACGGCGAGACCTACGCCCGTATTCCCGGCGGTGAGGATCCACTGAATCGGGGTGGCGAACCTGCACTCACGACCGGTGACTTACTGCCGATCCAGCAGCTTGCGCGTATGGACGACGATATGCTGCACTCGGCAGCGTCCTCGAAGCCCGTGCGGCTTGCCGCGGAGGTCTGGCGCGATCACGAACAAGAGCAAAGCATGCTCTGGAAGCAGGGCTGCAACGGCGTTCGCGAGTATGTCGACGCCGGCGAGCTTGCCCAATGGCTTCGGCACAACGAGCCGGGTGTGAACAAAGAGTACAGCCAGAAGCTCGCCGGCCGAACGATCGACGCACTGCTCGACCTCACCAAGGATCGGCTGTACGTGAAACGAAAGAACCGACGGAAGGATGGATTGTCGTACAAGGAGCGGCGTGTCGTCCTCCCGGAGGAATCCGAGATTCCGGGTGAGACCACGTTTGAGACGAATTCACCGGAGACAGCTGACGTCGGTAGTGAGTGA
- a CDS encoding DUF7342 family protein has product MNKGTSRDGDARARWREERTTFQRVYDVITGITDFATATEIGERADCSADGARGALAQLVEMGIAEQRTGRPSEYRRNESYWRWKRIEALAREHSATELREEVDALLEEDQAFQERFAAADPDAISPTVFEEIDHEAVHERWDALTRWRSVREDLEILQQAIHRAEGDTEGRTGTSASA; this is encoded by the coding sequence ATGAACAAGGGGACGTCCCGCGACGGCGATGCACGTGCACGCTGGCGAGAAGAACGGACTACCTTTCAGCGCGTCTATGACGTCATTACGGGGATCACCGACTTCGCGACCGCAACGGAGATCGGCGAGCGTGCGGATTGTTCGGCTGACGGCGCGCGTGGCGCCCTTGCACAGCTCGTTGAAATGGGAATCGCTGAGCAGCGCACCGGCCGCCCGAGCGAGTATCGACGGAATGAGTCGTACTGGCGCTGGAAGCGAATCGAAGCACTCGCACGCGAGCACTCCGCTACCGAACTCCGTGAGGAAGTTGACGCACTCCTCGAGGAAGATCAGGCCTTCCAAGAGCGGTTCGCCGCAGCAGACCCGGACGCCATTTCTCCGACGGTGTTTGAGGAGATTGACCACGAGGCAGTCCACGAGCGGTGGGACGCACTAACCCGGTGGCGAAGTGTGCGTGAAGACCTTGAAATCCTCCAACAAGCGATTCATCGTGCCGAGGGAGATACCGAAGGGCGAACGGGAACGTCGGCGTCAGCGTAG
- a CDS encoding DUF4870 domain-containing protein translates to MATRTAEQYLGESELAESEAITGDAMVGETSMGLAENTLGALSYLFGFISGLLVYFLEENSEFARYHAAQSIVLSAVVIATWIGISLISTVGSIALDGVPMIGLLFGLGMALIGLAIWLGAIGVWLYTMISAFRGKRTRLPVVTKIAEQYLL, encoded by the coding sequence ATGGCGACGAGGACAGCCGAGCAATATCTCGGAGAGTCGGAACTGGCGGAATCAGAGGCAATAACTGGCGATGCAATGGTCGGTGAGACGAGCATGGGACTGGCTGAGAACACGCTGGGTGCTCTCTCGTATCTCTTCGGATTCATCAGTGGGTTACTGGTGTACTTCCTCGAGGAGAACAGTGAGTTCGCCCGCTATCACGCTGCTCAGAGCATTGTGCTCTCAGCCGTCGTGATTGCTACGTGGATCGGTATCAGCCTCATCAGCACGGTTGGCTCGATCGCCCTCGATGGCGTTCCTATGATCGGCTTGCTGTTCGGCCTTGGAATGGCCTTGATCGGACTCGCGATCTGGCTCGGTGCGATCGGCGTCTGGCTCTACACGATGATCTCGGCGTTCCGCGGGAAGCGCACCCGTCTCCCAGTCGTCACCAAAATCGCAGAGCAGTACCTGCTCTGA